One genomic window of Scylla paramamosain isolate STU-SP2022 chromosome 48, ASM3559412v1, whole genome shotgun sequence includes the following:
- the LOC135095165 gene encoding uncharacterized protein LOC135095165: MAAAPKVCVRRIKLICLMENAGKDVLTFVLKRGALNAPATPPGQSLTDYLDNLPQGSTANYGRMSKKQKKAAVNHTDRRQAQRFPLWDNFDLTLLYKAIKLTCEGLARDGDPEWGNQNTLEGLVTKIKDERNELFHEVKSFSEAEYQHKVNELEHLFIRVLAAAKTKYCIPDAEVTPVQDNARQVTDTFRKTGMEKEILKDYFSIMHQEFLRDSQTHLKTSYDRVQTFDPLSFLTDSPKHHHHIQDIFCKMSLVEGRGHLQQRRDIDTCDVLTVTRRAGQNPQPSTSSSATPPTHGAKPQLILIRGVAGSGKTTLLTFLVSEWLQEPGACTIKHLDEYDIVVRVLCRDNEGPSLQNFLKVILPNHFAVMDEHLIPLLQQSKVLFLIDGLDELSPGTPSHSLVKDILYISKYSPGFTLVCTSRPETVQDFLAKLPDGYEVWDMEMKSVSHEQRIHFVMKHYNSFPDKGDKDPERLEYLMKHIGWKDYLGLPLNLLFVATLFYIDQDKIKITTTQTSLYVTIRDWCIEKLQGRLTDDPRDTKTREVLISRVLQDIYDMSLQGLLQDRLTLSKQEEQKLICCCLGKGLPSKEVIPAFFNLQDTSDRLGHHQKYAAPHKSLQEFYGASAIVHKLVEDSQSANIRRMLHDPPPEQLRNLRNLLLHVAGLLCHPNTPLCAAAIQEVVDLLAETGVEDCGDWLSMLEDTEVNRTALDCVVRHITSDESERVTITDSTITSARALLPLIPSKVVLIKLSRKESDVQGLIFEHHKYTVLHLDHQYKHPDQATLCDSLLRAMPRSHLRWFTGHLSGAGTQLLQGVPGPGVAQPGRV, encoded by the exons ATGGCCGCCGCTCCGAAAGTTTGCGTCCGTCGCATTAAGCTTATCTGTCTCATGGAGAACGCAGGCAAGGACGTCTTGACCTTCGTGTTGAAGCGCGGCGCGCTGAAcgcccccgccacgccgccgGGCCAGTCCCTCACTGACTACCTTGACAACCTCCCTCAAGGCTCGACAGCCAACTATGGAAGGATgagtaaaaaacaaaagaaagcagcaGTGAACCACACCGACCGCCGCCAAGCACAACGCTTCCCTTTATGGGACAACTTTGATTTGACTTTATTGTACAAAGCAATAAAGCTGACGTGCGAAGGCCTGGCGAGAGATGGCGATCCCGAATGGGGGAACCAGAACACCCTGGAGGGATTGGTAACGAAAATCAAGGATGAGCGGAATGAACTCTTTCATGAAGTGAAATCTTTCAGCGAGGCAGAGTACCAGCACAAAGTCAACGAGTTAGAACACCTCTTTATCCGAGTCCTCGCCGCAGCCAAGACCAAATACTGCATTCCTGACGCAGAGGTGACACCCGTGCAGGACAACGCCCGGCAGGTCACTGATACCTTCAGAAAAacaggaatggagaaagaaattttaaaagaTTATTTCAGTATCATGCACCAAGAATTTCTGAGAGACAGTCAGACCCACCTCAAAACATCCTATGATCGAGTGCAAACCTTTgatcctctgtccttccttaccGACTCCCCAaaacaccatcatcacatcCAGGACATTTTCTGCAAGATGTCCctcgtggaaggaagaggacaccTCCAACAGAGGCGAGACATCGACACTTGCGACGTGCTGACGGTGACGCGCCGCGCGGGACAGAATCCACAGCCGTCCACATCCTCATCGgccacgccgcccacgcacggCGCCAAGCCACAGCTCATCCTGATCAGGGGCGTGGCAGGAAGCGGCAAAACGACCCTGCTCACCTTCCTTGTCTCAGAGTGGCTTCAGGAGCCCGGCGCCTGCACCATCAAACACCTGGACGAGTACGACATCGTGGTGCGTGTCTTGTGCCGCGATAATGAAGGCCCATCTCTCCAGAACTTCCTCAAAGTGATCCTCCCAAACCATTTTGCTGTGATGGACGAacacctcatccccctcctacAACAAAGCAAAGTTCTCTTCCTGATTGACGGCCTGGACGAACTGTCGCCAGGCACTCCATCACACAGCCTTGTGAAGGACATCCTCTACATATCGAAATACTCGCCAGGCTTCACACTCGTCTGCACATCGCGTCCCGAAACAGTGCAAGACTTCCTGGCCAAATTACCTGATGGTTATGAGGTGTGGGACATGGAGATGAAAAGTGTTAGCCATGAACAAAGAATTCATTTTGTCATGAAGCATTACAACAGCTTCCCAGACAAGGGGGACAAAGACCCTGAGAGGCTTGAGTACCTCATGAAACACATTGGCTGGAAGGATTACCTCGGCCTGCCATTAAATCTATTGTTCGTGGCAACACTTTTCTACATCGATCAAGACAAGATcaagatcaccaccacccagaCCAGCCTGTACGTCACCATTCGAGACTGGTGCATAGAAAAACTGCAGGGCAGACTCACAGATGATCCACGAGACACAAAGACCCGCGAGGTCCTCATCTCTAGGGTTCTACAAGATATATACGACATGTCATTGCAAGGTCTTCTACAAGACCGACTCACTCTGTCAaaacaggaagagcagaagCTGATTTGTTGCTGCCTTGGAAAAGGATTACCCAGCAAGGAAGTCATCCCAGCGTTTTTCAATCTTCAAGACACCAGTGACAGGCTGGGGCATCATCAGAAGTACGCAGCCCCACACAAGAGCCTACAGGAATTCTACGGTGCATCAGCAATCGTCCACAAGCTGGTGGAGGACTCACAATCAGCAAACATACGTCGCATGCTTCACGACCCGCCGCCAGAACAGCTCCGGAACTTGAGGAACCTGCTGCTGCACGTGGCAGGTCTCCTCTGCCACCCTAACACACCACTTTGTGCTGCAGCCATACAA gaggtggTGGACCTGCTGGCGGAGACTGGTGTGGAAGACTGTGGTGATTGGCTGTCCATGCTGGAGGACACTGAAGTGAACAGGACTGCCTTGGATTGTGTTGTCAGACACATTACAAGtgatgagagtgagagggtaaCAATAACAGacagcaccatcaccagtgCCAgggccctcctccccctcatcccctccaagGTGGTACTGATAAAGCTAAGCAGGAAGGAATCAGACGTGCAGGGGCTCATCTTTGAACACCACAAATACACTGTGCTGCACCTGGACCACCAATACAAGCATCCAGACCAAGCCACTCTCTGTGACTCCTTGCTGCGTGCCATGCCCAg GAGTCACCTTCGCTGGTTCACGGGTCACCTAAGTGGTGCCGGCACACAGCTGCTGCAGGGAGTACCGGGGCCTGGAGTGGCTCAGCCTGGCCGTGTGTGA